Sequence from the Helianthus annuus cultivar XRQ/B chromosome 13, HanXRQr2.0-SUNRISE, whole genome shotgun sequence genome:
cccaactactatatctaacatacaagcatctatatttcgcgctgtcttttcgccaccaattatcataattcgatttcgattgagttcaattgggtttcgattgattaccacacataacataaagtaaacatgcacaagtaacacataaggcacacacacacgtataacaatacccaATCATTGCGatattcgagtttcgagtttgatgatgattagattagttcgattattgatcaattgactttatcgcattgttacttcctattattcacagtcgtaaagcggttcgtattAAGAATAtacttcgattgtaattaattactccacataatacaactaacgtaaaaacataaaataaactaactacagtcaaagaagtcaaaacaataattgagcaaggagtgacagatcgcaattagcgatcttttcttcctttcacttcaatcttgactttgacttttactttcgaaaacacggggtgttacagcgttcctggaggatttcaaggtcagtgggagcagtaccaacccttatgaagaattgcaagaagtacaagacgcggggggggggggggggggggaactcgtcgcttaccattactccgtttactcctcttgtacccaatgcaaaaactgcacctgaagctactTCACAAATTCCAtctccacaatcagaacccattatacctcataacaaaggcacatcaaacgctcaaaaccaagacaacgttgtacccgataatcaactcaggaggtcatctaggcaaaaaaggcctactaattgggatgagtatgttacctacctgactgaaatggatgctggaaagctcaatgatcctacctcttataatgaagccattagcagtgatcagtcttctgaatggaataaagcaatgattgatgagcttgaatccatgaagaaaaatgacgtttgggatttggtcgaattacccaacggtgttaAACCTgtaggatgtaaatgggtgttcaaaacaaaattgggtccgaatgggaacgttttttgggtaaagggttaccccggtgattttatatattcacaaaaataaaacaagtagtAAGGAAACACCCTTactagttcaatcatgagacatGCCTCATGAAAGTGGAACTAAACAAAACAAAGACCAAAAACAAGCCGAAAACCACTAGACTAACAATCTAGCATCTAAACAAAACATATATCAATTATCCTCCATCGTCCACAACCGAATCACCATGAATCTTCCACTTGTCGAGAAGTGCCCTCACTTTAGGCGTGTTCTTGAACTTCAAACCCATTAACTTATAGCGGACCATGTCAAAAATCGAGTCACAAACGTTTTCCGGCGGTCTAGCATGGTTTTTGAAAAACCGCTTGTTTCGTTCACGCCAAATAGCATAAGCGGAAGCTGCAACAATTAAGCGACAGATAAGATTAGCAGCAGATTTTGATCTTGCTCGATGCCGAAGCCAATCAACAATAGCACTCCACTTTGGTTCCACATTCCTCATTCCCGCTTCTATCCGAACCCTATCCCATATCTGAGCCGAAAACTTGCATTCAAAGAACAAGTGATGATGCGAATCAATATCTTCATAACATAGGAGACAACATATCATGTTCATGTTGTTATTCCTAGTGTGGGTCCACTGAAGAATTTT
This genomic interval carries:
- the LOC110900573 gene encoding uncharacterized protein LOC110900573, translating into MRQKLMTHDKILQWTHTRNNNMNMICCLLCYEDIDSHHHLFFECKFSAQIWDRVRIEAGMRNVEPKWSAIVDWLRHRARSKSAANLICRLIVAASAYAIWRERNKRFFKNHARPPENVCDSIFDMVRYKLMGLKFKNTPKVRALLDKWKIHGDSVVDDGG